TTTAAAGTCACTTGTTTACCTATCAGTTGATGGTATTTTCCAGTAATGTCACCAACTGTATGAGTGAAATGcttgaaattgaatttttcaattgtctTCTGTTTATCAGGTAGTTCCAGCCTATTTAATTGCGAGACCGAAAAACACCTCCTAAATCTAAAAGAATGCTTAATTGATTGGTTATATCTGAGCATTCTTAAGCGTGAATGGTATTTCGATACCCAAAAGTGACAATACAACACcaggagaaagagagatAAAACCTGCTTCTTTGGAAGACAGACGCtatcaaaaatcaaaaatgattttttctcaacatgAAATTCAGAATAATGACTCCACAATAGGTaaagctttttttttcttctttgattaATATCACTATGTACTTGTATATAAGTCAAAACTATAAACACGTAAAAAGCCCTTTATGGAGACCATTCTCTAATGGTTCTCAAAAAGAtccttttcatttcttttctgaaTTCGTCATCAGACTTAGATTCCTCAATTATATCTCCATATTCTTTCATTAGATTTGAAAGTCTAATCTCAAAAGATTCATCTAGTGTATTGTTTTCTGAACCCCTTTGTTTGATCAATCTCGCTAGTTCAACATCCTTATCAAGGAGGCATACCAGAACCAACGACTGGGTTAGCACTCCCCTGTTGTACTCATTACCCTCGTGAGGCTTAAGAAACAAGTTGATTGCCTTATTATGGATATCTATAGCCTTGTCCGAATTATTAAACCATCCGTGAAACAACATCAAAGCCGCCAGGTTGTTTGCTGCGGGTAATGGAGTCTGTGGAACGAGTACCTCAGCCACATTGATCATCTTTTTATCTTCCTTTACAATACAATCATAAGTACATACCAAAGAAataattgatttcaaattgttCTGGGCAACTGTGCCATCTGGTACCTTGGtttgataattttgaaagtatTTAATTGCGGctttcaaatcattggAGTAGAAACCAGCCGATTTTATGAGGTTATTCATCATTTCCGGAGTATCATCCAAGCCCAACTCTAAAATCTGTTCTCTAATTTCCTCAACAATTTCAGACAAAGGTGCAAGGTCTTTGATTTCTACACCCAATTCACTCTTTACGAGTTTCAAGTTCTCTGAATCAACAATTGGCGTAAGCTGCAGTTTCGAAATTGGcatcaaagttttcaatagcGCATTTCCTGAGAGTGATACGCCATTATTTATTGATGCTTCATATAAATAAAGGTAATCAATATTATTTAGTGGAGTACCGTCATCTTCGTTTATCAAGGTTTCGATAATTGCTGGTGGAATATACATTGAAGTTACTATTGCTGTACAGCTCAATTTAATCAAGTTATCCATCAAGCACAAGTATGTCTTATCATCAATCAGTGATTTGTCGCCAACAGTTTCATAGATTTGTAGTATCTGTATTAGTTTTTTAATATCAACCTTATGTAggttttccttgatttcaacaGAATCACCGTACAAAAGCTTTTTCAAGGCAGATATTGCGATCATGTCATGTGGTTCTTCAGGCTTTAACTTATGGTAAAGTGACCAACTTGAATCAACCCTGCCTGGATTGTGGGTAATCAATTGGTTGATTGACTCTAATGAAAGATTCCTTTTGTCTTCAAGTAATTTTCTAAGTGCAAGGGTAGACACAGCGTAATTGTATTGAGagaatttctcaattagATTGTTTAGAATTTCCTTCTTGTATTCCTGAGAAACTTCTGGAGTATTCTCAAGTAACTTTAAAAGGGTCAAAGATAGCATGTACAAATCATCATActccttttcaataacttccTCTTTAGGTAGTTTCTCGACTCTTGAAGCATGATGATTGATAATATCATGATAGGTTTGGCCACTCTTCAAATCAGGATCAGTGTCTGCGTTTTCCCTTAGGCAGTTCAATGTATCGTTTAAGGAATTGTGACTTTTTACATCAATATAAGTGGATCTGGTGACTGAAAAGTATCTCGTATTTCTTGTCAGGGTGGACCTGAAAACAAATGCACGAGATCTACCTGAAAGCATGTTTCCGATTGGTGTCTTCTGAAGTATACGTTGAGTTACAATTTCCAATAGACACTTGATTGGATTCTAAATTGCTTTTGTCAGTTCTATAAACCCACAATTGAGGGTTTCTTATTGCGTTACAAAAACGCGCCT
The Pichia kudriavzevii chromosome 2, complete sequence DNA segment above includes these coding regions:
- a CDS encoding uncharacterized protein (PKUD0B01700; similar to Saccharomyces cerevisiae YJR003C; ancestral locus Anc_5.224) produces the protein MLSGRSRAFVFRSTLTRNTRYFSVTRSTYIDVKSHNSLNDTLNCLRENADTDPDLKSGQTYHDIINHHASRVEKLPKEEVIEKEYDDLYMLSLTLLKLLENTPEVSQEYKKEILNNLIEKFSQYNYAVSTLALRKLLEDKRNLSLESINQLITHNPGRVDSSWSLYHKLKPEEPHDMIAISALKKLLYGDSVEIKENLHKVDIKKLIQILQIYETVGDKSLIDDKTYLCLMDNLIKLSCTAIVTSMYIPPAIIETLINEDDGTPLNNIDYLYLYEASINNGVSLSGNALLKTLMPISKLQLTPIVDSENLKLVKSELGVEIKDLAPLSEIVEEIREQILELGLDDTPEMMNNLIKSAGFYSNDLKAAIKYFQNYQTKVPDGTVAQNNLKSIISLVCTYDCIVKEDKKMINVAEVLVPQTPLPAANNLAALMLFHGWFNNSDKAIDIHNKAINLFLKPHEGNEYNRGVLTQSLVLVCLLDKDVELARLIKQRGSENNTLDESFEIRLSNLMKEYGDIIEESKSDDEFRKEMKRIFLRTIREWSP